Proteins encoded together in one Bos indicus isolate NIAB-ARS_2022 breed Sahiwal x Tharparkar chromosome 3, NIAB-ARS_B.indTharparkar_mat_pri_1.0, whole genome shotgun sequence window:
- the CITED4 gene encoding cbp/p300-interacting transactivator 4: MADHLMLAEGYSLVPRPPPAAPAHGPHALRTLQPYSSPGLDSGLRPRGAPLGPPPPPQGTVAYGAFGPSPTFQPFPAVPPPAAGNAHLQPVATLYPGRATMPPGAPGGPSGPQPAPGAPAPPLQPPAHALGGMDAELIDEEALTSLELELGLHRVRDLPELFLGQSEFDCFSDLGSAPPAGSVSC, from the coding sequence ATGGCTGACCACCTGATGCTCGCCGAGGGCTACAGCCTGGTGCCGAGGCCGCCGCCCGCCGCGCCCGCCCACGGCCCTCACGCGCTCCGGACGCTGCAGCCGTACTCGAGCCCAGGCCTGGACAGCGGGTTACGGCCGCGGGGGGCTCCGCTGGGCCCGCCGCCGCCTCCACAGGGGACCGTGGCGTACGGGGCCTTCGGGCCGTCTCCCACCTTCCAGCCCTTCCCGGCTGTGCCACCGCCGGCGGCCGGCAACGCGCACCTGCAGCCCGTGGCGACGCTGTACCCAGGACGCGCCACCATGCCCCCCGGGGCCCCAGGAGGCCCCTCAGGCCCGCAGCCCGCACCCGGAGCCCCGGCCCCGCCACTGCAGCCGCCGGCGCACGCCCTGGGCGGCATGGACGCCGAACTCATCGACGAGGAGGCGCTGACGTCGCTGGAGCTGGAGCTCGGGCTGCACCGCGTGCGCGATCTGCCCGAGCTCTTCCTGGGCCAGAGCGAGTTCGACTGCTTCTCGGACTTGGGGTCGGCGCCGCCCGCCGGCTCGGTGAGCTGCTGA